One region of Juglans regia cultivar Chandler chromosome 4, Walnut 2.0, whole genome shotgun sequence genomic DNA includes:
- the LOC118348146 gene encoding UPF0481 protein At3g47200-like, with translation MVKVDSKIKRGTGKKTKGASTSDDHGESSFEDLEIGASDTSTQNCCIYSVPKTLVEVSGKKWFEPRVVSIGHYNCKNDAKHKRLQVKQKHKQEFCCILQSRVKTNMEELMEIIRRPVLEAADARSAHYSQKTKLNSATIDPFLRMLVLDGCFILELFRVLGKSKKIESDHPLASVAWAIPQFYGDLLLLENQIPFVVLKKLFETSKMPDEDYPLSLLSLRFFNKVMRRSDEDLKKMSEKLNDSLHLLDLVRLSFITRDLDQPPEEKKPVPVIYCITKLLKAGIKIKLREAADNFLAVKFKNGVIEMPIITVDYFMHSLVVNCRAFEQLDNKSSKHITVYAYFLDCLVNTSKDVEYLYEQNIIDGYVGKNSEVVQFINKLGKEMDVETDQFYLYNFFEKVNHRYNVKWKVRWTEFKHRYFNTPWSFISLLAALVLLALTILQTYYTIYAYYDPK, from the coding sequence ATGGTCAAGGTTGATTCAAAAATTAAACGAGGAACAGGGAAAAAAACTAAAGGAGCCTCGACGAGTGACGATCATGGGGAGTCGTCTTTCGAAGACTTGGAAATTGGGGCCTCCGATACTTCCACACAGAATTGCTGCATCTACAGTGTTCCGAAGACACTCGTCGAGGTCAGCGGCAAGAAATGGTTCGAGCCCCGCGTCGTCTCCATAGGGCACTACAACTGCAAGAACGACGCGAAACATAAACGCCTCCAAGTGAAACAAAAGCACAAGCAGGAGTTCTGTTGCATTCTACAGTCCCGCGTCAAAACAAACATGGAAGAATTGATGGAAATCATACGCCGGCCAGTACTTGAAGCTGCTGATGCCAGATCAGCTCATTACTCACAAAAGACGAAGCTCAACTCCGCGACGATCGATCCGTTCCTCAGAATGCTGGTTCTTGATGGTTGTTTTATATTAGAATTGTTTCGAGTACTTGGAAAATCGAAAAAGATCGAGTCTGATCACCCTCTCGCCTCCGTGGCATGGGCAATACCACAGTTCTACGGGGATCTTCTTCTGCTTGAGAATCAGATCCCCTTTGTTGTTCTGAAAAAGTTATTCGAAACTTCCAAAATGCCTGATGAGGACTATCCTTTGTCCTTGCTTTCTTTGAGATTCTTTAACAAGGTAATGCGCAGATCCGATGAAGATCTCAAAAAGATGAGCGAGAAACTCAATGACAGCTTGCATTTGCTGGACTTGGTTCGGTTAAGTTTTATCACCCGCGATCTAGATCAGCCACCAGAGGAGAAAAAACCAGTACCGGTGATATACTGCATCACGAAGCTCCTCAAAGCGGGGATTAAGATCAAACTGCGTGAGGCGGCCGACAACTTCTTGGCTGTGAAATTCAAGAACGGAGTGATTGAGATGCCCATAATAACCGTCGACTACTTCATGCACTCTTTGGTGGTGAACTGTCGGGCATTCGAGCAGTTGGACAACAAAAGCTCCAAGCACATCACAGTTTACGCCTATTTCCTGGACTGCTTAGTAAACACATCCAAGGACGTCGAGTACCTTTACGAACAAAACATCATTGACGGTTATGTTGGGAAGAACAGCGAGGTCGTGCAATTCATCAACAAGTTGGGGAAGGAGATGGATGTTGAAACCGATCAGTTTTATTTATACAACTTTTTCGAAAAGGTAAACCATCGTTATAATGTCAAGTGGAAAGTGCGATGGACGGAGTTCAAGCATAGGTACTTTAATACGCCATGGTCATTCATTTCGTTATTGGCAGCCCTTGTGTTGTTAGCGTTAACCATTTTGCAGACCTACTACACCATCTACGCTTATTATGATCCTAAATAA